Below is a window of Pseudomonas sp. B21-040 DNA.
TCATTTGGCCCTGCGTCCGGGCACCAACGTCGCGATGCTCAACGCCTTGGCCCACGTCATCGTCACCGAAGGCTTGCTCGATCAGGCGTTTATCGACGCCCGTTGCGAAGGCAGCGATTTCGCCCGCTGGAGCGAGTTCGTCAGCCGTGCGGAAAACTCGCCGGAAGTGCTGGCCGCCATCTGCGGCGTAGACGCTGCCGACATCCGTGCCGCCGCTCGTCTGTATGCCACCGGCGGCAACGCGGCGATTTACTACGGCCTCGGCGTCACTGAACACAGCCAAGGCAGTACAGCGGTCATGGGCATCGCCAACCTGGCCATGGCTACCGGCAACATCGGTCGGGAAGGCGTGGGCGTGAACCCGTTGCGTGGCCAGAACAACGTTCAAGGCTCTTGCGACATGGGCTCTTTCCCCCACGAGTTGCCCGGCTACCGGCACATCTCCAACGAGGTGGTGCGCGCGCAGTTCGAACAGGCGTGGAACGTCACGCTGCAACCCGATCCGGGCCTGCGTATTCCGAACATGTTTGAATCTGCACTGGCCGGCAGTTTCAAGGGTTTGTATTGCCAGGGCGAGGACATCGCTCAGAGCGATCCGAATACCCAGCACGTCACCGCGGCGTTGTCGGCCATGGAATGCGTGGTGGTGCAGGACATTTTCCTCAATGAAACTGCCAAGTTCGCCCACGTATTCCTGCCGGGCGCTTCGTTCCTGGAGAAGGACGGCACCTTCACCAACGCCGAGCGGCGCATTTCGCGGGTACGCAAGGTCATGGATCCGCTGGGCGGCAAGGCTGACTGGGAAGGAACGGTGGCTCTGGCCAACGCCTTGGGTTACCCGATGAACTACAAACATCCATCAGAAATCATGGATGAAATCGCCAGCCTGACGCCGACCTTCACCAACGTCAGCTACGCCGAACTGGATCGCCACGGCAGCCTGCAATGGCCGTGCAACGCTGCGGCACCGGACGGCACGCCGACCATGCACATCGATGAATTCGTGCGCGGCAAGGGGCGCTTCATGCTCACCGGTTATGTGCCCACCGAGGAGAAGGTCAACAGTCGCTATCCGCTGTTGCTGACCACCGGGCGCATCCTCAGCCAGTACAACGTTGGCGCCCAGACCCGGCGTACCGAAAACGTCGCCTGGCACGACGAAGACCGCCTGGAAATCCACCCGACCGACGCCGAGAGCCGTGGCATCAACGAGGGTGACTGGGTCGGCATCGGCAGCCGTGCCGGGCAGACCGTCCTGCGTGCGCGGGTCACCGAACGGGTTGCGCCGGGCGTGGTGTACACCACGTTCCACTTCCCTGAATCGGGGGCCAACGTCATCACCACCGACAACTCCGACTGGGCCACCAACTGTCCGGAGTACAAGGTCACCGCCGTGGAGGTCAGCCGCGTCTACCACCCTTCCGAATGGCAAAAACGCTATCAGGCATTCAGCGACGAACAACAGCGGTTGCTCACCGAACGCCGCCAGGCACGCACCGCTGGAACAACCGCCGAGGTGCGCCGATGAGCACTGAAAACCTGATCAAAATGGCCAACCAGATCGCCCAGTACTTCGCCACCGAGCCGGATCAGCAAGCGGCCGTGCTCGGCGTGCGCAATCACATTCAGATGTACTGGACGCCCGGCATGCGCAAGGAATTGCTGGCCTGGCAGACGGAGCATCAGGGGGCAGACATGCACCCATTGGCGCAGGCAGCCGTCAGTGGGGCGGGCTGGGAGGCTTAGGTTCTCTCGAATGACCCCTTGTCCTGTGAAGACAGGGCAAGGGGCGTTCCAGTGATTTTCAAGCCGAGCATTCGAGGGCATGCGCACCCTGACTGACAGACTCAAGTCACGATCTTTCGATCTTTCCTTTCTGTACAAACTTCCAGTTTGATATCTTCCCGCCGTCCAACACTGTGGATTGTGGCCTTAACGCCATCACCTCACGTGATCAACGAACAAGGAAGACTCAATGATATTCATCGCCCTCTTGGTGTTCTTCGCTGCGTCAGCGGGGATCTGGTTTTGGATCGTTAGAAACCGTGGCAGCTTCAATCTGTGGTTTGCCAACCTGGCCGGGGCCTTGGCCAGTTTCATCGTCGGGATCATCGTGCTGATTTTTATCGGCGCCGAACCACAGGCAGCGCGAGGACCGGCCTACTTTCTCTATTCGTTCATGGCGATCATCGGCGCTTTCGTCGGGACATGGCTGTTGGTTCTCACCCGATTCAAGCGGGAGGAGTCCCCGGTTCGGCGTCATTTGATCGCCGGATCGTGCAGCCTGCTGGCGGCATTCATCACGTTAGTGGTGTGGGCAGTGATCTTTCCTGCCAAGTGATCACCACCCTGCCCCGCCACCTTTCCAAGACACATCCGGTGAGGTTTTAAGCCTTTAGCCATCAGACAACCCCGACCGCTGGCTGCGCTATCATCACGTGCTCTGCGCGCCAAGAGTCCTGAATCTGCATGCCCATGTCTTCGCCACTCCCCGACAGCCATCACGCCCTGCCACCGGTCCTTGTCGGCCCGCTGTTGCGGCGCCTGGAGCCCACACGCCTGGTGTTGTGGCTGGTGGGTTCCCGGGCGCTGGAGCTGACCTTGCGCTTGCAGGGTGTCGGCGATATCCGCCTCGATGGCGGGCAATGCACGGTGATCGCGGTCGGCAAGCATGCCTTTGTGCACCTGGTCGATGTGCCGCTGGACACCGCCCTGCCCTGCGACACGTTGATTGAATATGACCTGCTGATCGATGGCGTTGAATCCGGCATCGCCGATTGGGCGCCGCACCTGTTGTACGGCGATGCCCGTTGCCCGAACTTCGTGCTGCGTTCCCGGGTTGATCAACTGCTGCATGGCTCTTGCCGAAAACCTCATCACCCGGCCATTGATGGCCTGCTCTGCGTCGACCAGTTGTTGGCGACGGAACACGATGCGTTGCAGAGGCCGGCACTGCTGATGATGACCGGCGATCAGGTCTACGCCGACGACGTCGCCGGGCCGATGCTGCGAGCGATTCACGCCTTGATCGAGCGCCTGGGCCTGTTCGATGAACATCTCGAAGGCGCCGTGGTCAGCGACAGCGCCAAACTCTACGAACACCCGGTCAGTTACTACCACCGTGAGGATCTGTTACCGGCGCTTGAGAGCAATGAGACCCTGCGCGAGCGTTTTTTCGGTGGCGCACGCAAGCCGATTTTCACCAGCAGCAGCGCCGACAATCACCTGGTGACGTTCGCAGAAGTCATGGCCATGTACCTGCTGGTCTGGTCGCCGATTCCATGGACCCTGATCGCCCCGCAACCGCCCGCGCTGACACCTGAAAGGCGCAAGCGCTATGCCCTTGAACAAACCCGCATCGATGACTTCAAGTCCGGCCTGGGCCGTGCCGCGCGGGCCATGGCGCACCTGCCGTGCCTGATGATTTTCGACGACCACGACATTACCGACGACTGGAACCTTAGCGCGCAATGGGAGGAAACGGCCTACGGCCATCCGTTCTCCAAGCGCATCATCGGCAACGCCTTGATCGCCTACATGCTGTGCCAGGGCTGGGGCAACAACCCGCTGGCGTTTGGCGATGTGCTGGAAAAAACCCGTCTGCTCGGCGCCACCGGAGGCGATCGTTACCTCGACAGTGCGCTGCAGGATGACTTGATCGATACGCTGTTGCGTTTT
It encodes the following:
- a CDS encoding alkaline phosphatase D family protein, with the protein product MPMSSPLPDSHHALPPVLVGPLLRRLEPTRLVLWLVGSRALELTLRLQGVGDIRLDGGQCTVIAVGKHAFVHLVDVPLDTALPCDTLIEYDLLIDGVESGIADWAPHLLYGDARCPNFVLRSRVDQLLHGSCRKPHHPAIDGLLCVDQLLATEHDALQRPALLMMTGDQVYADDVAGPMLRAIHALIERLGLFDEHLEGAVVSDSAKLYEHPVSYYHREDLLPALESNETLRERFFGGARKPIFTSSSADNHLVTFAEVMAMYLLVWSPIPWTLIAPQPPALTPERRKRYALEQTRIDDFKSGLGRAARAMAHLPCLMIFDDHDITDDWNLSAQWEETAYGHPFSKRIIGNALIAYMLCQGWGNNPLAFGDVLEKTRLLGATGGDRYLDSALQDDLIDTLLRFQQWHYVLPTTPALVVIDTRTRRWRSEMNLKQPSGLLDWEALSELQQELLDHPSAIIVSPAPIFGVKLIETVQKAFSWCGFPLLVDAENWMAHRGAAQVILNIFRHSRTPGNYVVLSGDVHYSFVYEVLIRHRKAGPKIWQITSSGIKNEFPPTLLEWFDRLNRWLYSPRSPLNWLTKRRRMRIVPYTPEHAEAGERLWNSAGIGQVFFNEKGQPQDIYQHNSNGSPKTRMVAPEHDD
- a CDS encoding formate dehydrogenase subunit delta — its product is MSTENLIKMANQIAQYFATEPDQQAAVLGVRNHIQMYWTPGMRKELLAWQTEHQGADMHPLAQAAVSGAGWEA
- the fdhF gene encoding formate dehydrogenase subunit alpha encodes the protein MITLFDPNTDIDLGTPARDSQVQVTLNIDGRSISVPEGTSVMRAAALMGTTIPKLCATDSLEAFGSCRMCLVEIDGMRGYPASCTTPVSEGMSVHTQTPKLATLRRNVMELYISDHPLDCLTCSANGNCELQTVAGQVGLREVRYGYEGDNHLADVKDTSNPYFDYDPSKCIVCNRCVRACEETQGTFALTITGRGFESRVSAAGGDNFLDSECVSCGACVQACPTATLMEKSVVELGQPERSVITTCAYCGVGCSFRAEMKGDQLVRMVPDKNGQANHGHSCVKGRFAWGYATHPDRITKPMIRQHINDPWQEVSWDEAVTYAASEFRRLQQKYGRDSIGGITSSRCTNEETYLVQKLVRAAFGNNNVDTCARVCHSPTGYGLKQTLGESAGTQSFDSVMQADVILVMGANPSDAHPVFASQLKRRLREGARLIVIDPRRIDLVDSVHARAEYHLALRPGTNVAMLNALAHVIVTEGLLDQAFIDARCEGSDFARWSEFVSRAENSPEVLAAICGVDAADIRAAARLYATGGNAAIYYGLGVTEHSQGSTAVMGIANLAMATGNIGREGVGVNPLRGQNNVQGSCDMGSFPHELPGYRHISNEVVRAQFEQAWNVTLQPDPGLRIPNMFESALAGSFKGLYCQGEDIAQSDPNTQHVTAALSAMECVVVQDIFLNETAKFAHVFLPGASFLEKDGTFTNAERRISRVRKVMDPLGGKADWEGTVALANALGYPMNYKHPSEIMDEIASLTPTFTNVSYAELDRHGSLQWPCNAAAPDGTPTMHIDEFVRGKGRFMLTGYVPTEEKVNSRYPLLLTTGRILSQYNVGAQTRRTENVAWHDEDRLEIHPTDAESRGINEGDWVGIGSRAGQTVLRARVTERVAPGVVYTTFHFPESGANVITTDNSDWATNCPEYKVTAVEVSRVYHPSEWQKRYQAFSDEQQRLLTERRQARTAGTTAEVRR